The Deltaproteobacteria bacterium region GCAGCCTGAACAGCCGGTGGCTTGTGGTTCGGGCCCGGGCCGGGCTCGAAGGCGTGCGGATCCATGACCTGCGCCACTCCTTCGCTTCGAGGGCGCTGGCGCTTGGGGAGAGCCTGACGATGATCGGAAAGCTCCTTGGCCACCGGAAGGTACAGACCACGGCCCGCTACGCCCACCTTGCGCGAGAGTCGGTGAAGACGTCGGCTGCGAGGGTAGCGGAGAGCATTGCAGCCGATATGGAAGAGCCCCTACCGCCCCCGTCGCCGACTTAGCAAACAGGACTCTGGCGGCATGATCGAACGTCTGGAATACACCTTAACTCCGCCGCCATCCTGTCCTACAAACCGGGACCACCTCACCCTGGGTGAGCGCATCGACATCGGCGCTTGATCTCCAGCAGAGCGGCGTTGACTTGTTCATGACCCCATCCTCTCAATGAATAGAGTCTCCGGTAAACCCCGGGCGGTTTACTCCAACTCTCGCGGTCGCGTCCGTTGCAGCATCCGGTAGGCCCGCTACAGCCTCTCAATCGTTGTCCAGTCACCCGCCGCAGCTTCCGCTCCGCCCTGATATCGACCTAACCCGCCGGACTACCCGTTGCAGTGCCTTCACAGAACCTCTCATACCTCATCGGGTCCACACGGTTGTTGACGTTTCCGCGGACGAGCGATACACTAACCCCCGTCTTACCCAGATCGGCGCATTGGGGGCCCGTGGGACGTTGCCCGACTCGGTCGGCACGTCGCACATGAGTTCCGCGTCGTCGCCGCGCAATTCAGTTCGACTCGGACGCAACCAGCGGCCATCCCCCCAATGCCGGGCGAGCTTCACCCCAGTTCTTCGGACCACGTTTGTGAACACCGTCACCACTATGGTCGAGTTTCTTGCAGCCATCGGCGGTTTGTATGCCGTCGTGGCCGAGTTTTCCGACGAATCAACGGCCCTAACCTTCTTGTTGATCATTATCGGAACTCTCGGCGCGGGTGGACTGGCCTTAAAGATCAACCATGTCGGCTGCCGAGCAGCCTGTTGCGCAGTCGCTGTCGCCGTTGGGGGTTCATTGGTCTTCTATTCATGGATCAACGGGGGCCCGCACGCCCTGTCGGAGGAAGTCGCATGTAGACTACATACTGATCGCTGTGTGGCCGCAAGAATCGCGAGAATTTCACAAAAGTTTAAAGGTTTAGCCCGACGTGTTTTCAATCAACATTTTTCGGAATCGGAGATCGAGGAGCACCGTCGTTTCTGCAAAATCGAAACCGCGAATAGCGCGTCGCAGGTTGCGTTGTTTGAACTAAGTGTGCCGATAGGTCGAACCGAAAAGATCGCATTCAGCTATCTATTGAGGAGTGCTGGTCGTTGGGAGCCGAAAGTTCACAGCCCATTAACAAACCCGGACATCCCGGGCAACCATGCATTCGAGGGATACCTCGATTTGACCGACCGCTTGAAGCGCACCAACATGTCGATCGGCCCGCATCCGGCAACGATGCTCATACGCGTCTGTGGGGTGCCATCGAACGAAACCGGCCAAAGGAATCTGCCGGCTGACGCGTTCTGGACCAAACTGGACGTTTATGATATACGCTTAGCACCAGAGAAAGTGAGGTATTCAAGATGAACGCTCTGTATGCAACGGCAATTGTGACGCTCCTAACTGCAGGCCAAGCAGCGAATGCCATCTGCGGTACCACCTTTTCCGGAACCGCAGTGGAGTTCCGCACCGGAACAAAAATAAAGGGCGTTACGGTACAAATCAAAGACGCGCGAAGTGGCAACATACTCGGTTCAGATACTACTAACGGTTCCGGGTCCTATGACATTTCGACCGATAAGGAGCCGGAGCGTATCAGCGTCACCTACGACCCCCCAAAACGTAGCAAGTGGGAGGCGGCGGGTCGATCGCGCCTGTTACGTGTCGGACCGAATTTTGTGCTCGATACCGCTGGCTTGACGAATAAACAATCTGGGAAAAAAGACGGTGCCGAACGAGAACAGCATGCAAGGAACACCGCCGGTTATACCAGGGCCGGCGGAGACAAGAAGGTTGTGCAAGAGTCGTTCAAGAGGGCCATTGCCCGCTTCGGCCGGGCTTACCAGGAAGACGCCAGACGTACAGGTCTCCTCCAGGCTCTGAAGACGCGCAAAATAAACTTCAGGTGAATACCCTATCTGTCCAATAGGAATACGCCAGACCGGGAGCGGGCCGCTGTCTGGCGGCTCTTTCCATTTTGTCCTCTTTTGACTTCTTGGTTTCGGTAGGCAGCGGCCCGAAGACGTCAGTAGACGTCCTGCCGTTCACGCCGCGGCCGTGATGGGGTCGCTTCGTGTTTGTAGGTAACCAGATAGGCGCAGAGGTCGCTCTGCATGTCCTGGATGCTTTCGTAACACTTGGTGCGACCCAAGACGCAGAAGTGTTCGTCCAGCAGGGTCCTGTGCAGGCGCTCGACGAAGCCGTTGGACTAGGGTCTGCGGACTTGGTTAGTGCGGTGCTCGATGTCCTTGAGCTGGAGGAACAGCTCGTAGGGGTGACGGTCGGAGCGACCGCAGAACTCTCGGCCATAGCACATTGGGGAGGTCAAGCACCGCCGCGAAGTTCTGATCAAGTTTCCCGGGCACTCTCGCCATCGGCGCCTCACGGTTCTCAACACCCGTGAGGAGCACGATCGGTTGATCGATGTTCTGCGTCACCGGGTGCGTGTACCGCTACCTGCTCAAAGGACTCCCTCTCGGGCGGCCCAATCACGTCTGGGCCACATATCTCACCCACACCCCGGTACGGCGCGGCTTCCTGTACCTGGCAACCATCATGGACCGACGAACCGGCCGTTATGAGCATCACCCATCAGACACGCGCAGCCAAACGTTGAAGGTATCCCGTCTTGGAGTCAAGACGATGGGGATCGGCGATACTCAACTTACCAATAGCCGTGCCAATCCACCCCCAGATGTCCTTCTTGAACCGCTGCCACGAGCTCTGCGAGGCGCTCACTTTCCCCGACCTTAAAAGGAGCTTCCGGTGGCCTGCGTGAGAGAAACCCCATTCTGGCGGCAAATGCGGAACGACATCGCCTTCGTTTACTACCCGCCAGTGAGCCCCGTCCTCAAGCTCCTTGTCTAGACGTGTTGCAAAATCCAAGTCACCGACACGCGGGGCCCCGAACGTGTACAGCCCTGTCACCGCCAGGCCGTTTTCAAGCAGCGTGGCAGCCAGTAGGACTGCGAGTGCACCGCCCAAGCTGTGACCGGTCAGCCATACCTCATGTTGACTCCGGGTTCGACCGATAATCTCCCCGATTCTCAAGGCAGCTGCGTGGAAAGCGTCTTGAAATCCCTCGTGCACCTTGGTGTTCTCCCACGGACCCGGATTCCTTACCGTCTGGAGGTTCGTCAGCCAGTCGGGAAGCGACTCGGTACCGCGAAAAGCAGCCAGCATCCGTTGTTTGCCGACCGCAAGGAATCCCTGCGTGTCGATGTCTCCACCGCGTACGACTTCGAAGGCCTCAATCTCCTCAAATCCCCAGTGAAGTGCCTCTTGGTTAATTTTCTTCTTGTCGATGCGCCCGTTCTTGAGCTTCTCGTAGGCGAGGCGGCTTGCGAGGCAGAATGACAATGCGTCCTTCGGGCTGTACTTCACGGTCGAGTATTGGGGTGCGAATTCGCGATAGGGGATCAGGCTTGGCATTCGGAGCTCCTCATGAATTTCTTATGGTCTCGACTACCCAAGCACCGGAAAGCATAGCGATCGGGGGAAGCTCCCTTCCTTGTACTGGCGCAGCGTCCGAACCCGCCAAGCCCCACGACGACCGCACGCTAGCACCAGCCTGGAGGTCGGTGTCCCATAGGACGGGGGCAGTGCGGGGCCCGGCACCGGCATCGTCAAACCATGGCACCGGCTCGCTTGCTAGCACAACTTGCCATTACAGTCCGCGTCGGCAACGAACGGGTATGCTTCGTGGTCCGGCGAACCAGCAGCGATTGACACGTGGCATCCATGTCTGAACCGCCCCGGGTTTACCGGAGACGGATTTGTTTGAGTCAAGCCACCATGGCCGACTCTTGGCACTGCTGATAGTACGTCTCTTCGAGTTCTGCCGGCGGTACATAGCCGATCCCCTCCAGGAGTCGGCGGTGGTTGAACCAGTCGACCCATTCGAGGGTGGCGAACTCGACCGCTTCGAGGTGGCGCCAAGGACCGCGCTGACGAATCACCTCGGTCTTGTACAAGCCGATGATGGACTCGGCCAGGGCATTGTCGTAGGAATCCCCGACGCTGCCCATCGAGGGCTCGATCCCGGCCTCAGCCAGACGTTCCGTGTAGCGAATCGACAGGTATTGGCCCCTATCGCTATGATGCACCAGAGCTCCCTCATTGCCCACCGCGCGGTCATAGAGCACGTGCTCGAGGGCGTCCAGGGCAAGCTCAGTATGCAAGGAGTTCGAGACCCGCCAGCCTACGATACGCCGCGCATAGGCATCGATGACAAAGGCGACGTAGACAAAGCCACGCCACGTCGCCACATAGGGCAAGTCCGCCACCCACAACGCATTCGGCCGGCTGGCCTCGAACACCCGGTTCACTCGGTCCGCAGGCCGTGTGAGCTCGTTCGCTCCCATCGTCGTCTTCGACCTCCGACCCCGGACCACGCCACCAAGTCCCAGCACTCCCATCAACCGCGCCACCGTGCATCGGGCTACCGTGAGGCCCTCCCGGTTGAGCTCACGCCACACCATGCGCACCCCGTACACCCCGAAGTTCTCCTTCCACACCCGCTTGATCTCCGCCCGCAGCACCGCGTCACGTCGCCCTCGGGCCGGCGGGGGAGTACCACCGGCCTCTCGGGCCTTGGACCCGTAGTACGTCGAAGGGGCGATCGGCAACTCTGCGCAGATCGGCTCGACCCCGTACAACTCGCGGTGTGCGTCGATGAACGACACCCTTACATCCCGC contains the following coding sequences:
- a CDS encoding lipase family protein is translated as MPSLIPYREFAPQYSTVKYSPKDALSFCLASRLAYEKLKNGRIDKKKINQEALHWGFEEIEAFEVVRGGDIDTQGFLAVGKQRMLAAFRGTESLPDWLTNLQTVRNPGPWENTKVHEGFQDAFHAAALRIGEIIGRTRSQHEVWLTGHSLGGALAVLLAATLLENGLAVTGLYTFGAPRVGDLDFATRLDKELEDGAHWRVVNEGDVVPHLPPEWGFSHAGHRKLLLRSGKVSASQSSWQRFKKDIWGWIGTAIGKLSIADPHRLDSKTGYLQRLAARV